CACCACCGTCCCACGACGCGACACCGGCGGCATCGCCACGTGCACCCGCGACCCGTCCGGCAACCGGCCGTCCATCATCGGCTGATCCGCCGACACACGTTTCCCAACGTATTGCAATATGTTCCGCACCGCCGCGTCCAGCGTCTCCTGGCTCTCAAACCGCGCCTCCGTCAGCACCAACGCCCCTTTCCGCTCGATGTACACCTCCTCCGGGCCGTTGATCATGATCTCCGTCACGCTCGCATCGTCCAGATACGCCCGCACAGGGTCCAGAAAGTGCAGGATCGTCTTCTCGAAGATCGTCTCGAGCAGAACCTCGTCCTGCCCGGACACCGCCTTCGTCTCGGCGGTCGTCATCGCGCAAACTCCTTCCTCTCGCCTTCTACCTTATTATACGACCCCCACCCCCCCGCAAACCAGGATTCCGCCCGCCGGCGAACCAGACCCTTGTAGTTGCTTCTTTCTGTGTTCCGTTCCGCCGTTCATTCCGCACTCCGCATTCCGCACTCCGCATTGCCTCTATTCAATCGTCTTCAGCCCCAGCCTCTTCGCCTCTTCCGCCACTTCCGACGCCTTCAGGCCGCTCGTCCGCGCAATCTCCGCCGACACCACCTTCCCCGAATCCTGGTCCTCCGCACGCACGTGGATCCGCCCCTTCCGGTCGTACGAGTATGTCACGTTCACCAGGCTCCCCGCCGGTCGGCCCGCCGGCAGGCCCGCCACCTCCAACTGCCCGATTACGATCGTCGCCGACGGGTCCGGCGCGTCCCCCTGCACCACCTGCAAGAGGATCTTCGTCTGCCCGTCCTGGCTCGTCTGGTAGGTTTTCGTCACGCTCGCCGGCAGCCGCGAGTTCTTCGCAATCAGCACGTCGTTGCGGTACTCGAGCGTCCGCACGTCCTTGATAATGAGGCCCAGCGCGTGGGCCGCCACGTCCACCGTCCGGATCTTCCCCAGGCGCTGGGCCGCCTCCGCCGACAGTTCGCGCACCCGCCCGTCTCCCGCCAGCGTGCAGATCGCCGCGTGGATCGCCGCCCCCGCCGCCACCGCCTCGTCCACCGG
This genomic interval from Planctomycetota bacterium contains the following:
- a CDS encoding Hsp70 family protein, which gives rise to ITLATDGDVQLGGKDWDERLVDHLAERFKGEFGDDPRENAQALSYLYVSAEEGKKTLSRREATKVPVSYKGHWGNYEVTREEFEAITEDLLAVTQLTTEMVLEEAGITWAGVGRIVPTGGSTRMPMVQRLLERMSAKTVRAEVPVDEAVAAGAAIHAAICTLAGDGRVRELSAEAAQRLGKIRTVDVAAHALGLIIKDVRTLEYRNDVLIAKNSRLPASVTKTYQTSQDGQTKILLQVVQGDAPDPSATIVIGQLEVAGLPAGRPAGSLVNVTYSYDRKGRIHVRAEDQDSGKVVSAEIARTSGLKASEVAEEAKRLGLKTIE